From Corvus cornix cornix isolate S_Up_H32 chromosome 1A, ASM73873v5, whole genome shotgun sequence, a single genomic window includes:
- the LOC104696405 gene encoding matrix Gla protein, with protein MRTLIVLTLLAVLVMAATCYESRESMESDEYLYPFLNRRKASDFIQADTRLRAVTQERIRERSKAHQEHQRELCEDYYPCEMYAFRHGYPAAYKHYFGRRRTK; from the exons ATGCGCACTCTCATCGTCCTTACGCTCCTGGCTGTCTTGGTGATGGCTGCCACTTGCTATG AGTCCCGTGAGAGCATGGAGTCCGATGAGTATCTCT ATCCCTTCCTCAACAGGCGAAAGGCCAGTGACTTCATACAGGCTGACACGAGACTAAGAGCCGTCACTCAGGAGAG GATCAGGGAGCGTAGTAAGGCACACCAGGAGCATCAGAGGGAGCTCTGCGAGGACTACTACCCTTGTGAAATGTACGCTTTTCGCCACGGCTACCCGGCTGCTTACAAGCACTATTTTGGAAGGAGGAGGACTAAGTAA
- the LOC104696404 gene encoding osteocalcin: MRSLLALLIVTLALAALCCCEKDSKEPSGSPSADSIKIKKEVANAFVKRNKRSSPYEWYFESYRRPMEQMHERCENYPPCDYLSDQIGFALAYNRFFGRY; this comes from the exons ATGAGGAgtctgctggcactgctgatcGTGACTCTGGCCCTGGCAGCACTCTGCTGTTGTGAGAAAG ATTCCAAAGAACCCTCAGGATCTCCCAGTGCTGACA GCATCAAGATTAAGAAAGAAGTTGCCAATGCCTTTGTGAAGAGGAATAAAAGATCCAGCCCATATGAATG GTACTTTGAGAGTTACAGAAGACCGATGGAGCAGATGCATGAGCGCTGTGAAAACTATCCCCCCTGTGACTATCTCTCTGACCAAATAGGATTTGCCTTGGCCTACAACCGCTTCTTTGGGAGATACTGA
- the SMCO3 gene encoding single-pass membrane and coiled-coil domain-containing protein 3 isoform X1, with amino-acid sequence MFFTVSWVNSRKLVPLGSLLLLIFSQILVKEAMSHTLMDMALHAFDDQYLGCREEMMEELEQGDYFQKEIAANKDYLSLWKKAREALLKSPVGLLREMRESHAIVLMAYTMNSSLHSQLNWATSTAGISPEHYRHKFHFKYFHFYLTTAIQIMKEWQSSMGEHKCYQVHRGVKDLHIEAEVGSRVRFGRFTSTSLLRNEAQKFGNETLFTVTTCLGSAMQGFSYHTSEKEVLIPPYEIFLVKSFFQTQQGNRLHLHSVGNYSKYQCQLVEASRSKNSGYTALSSAILPSVLGVSLCLANNL; translated from the exons atgttctttacaGTGTCTTGGGTGAACTCTAGGAAGCTGGTGCCACTGGGCAGCCTCCTGTTGCTGATCTTCTCACAAATACTGGTAAAAGAG GCTATGTCCCACACCCTGATGGATATGGCTCTGCATGCCTTTGATGACCAGTATCTGGGGTGCAGAGAGGAGATGATGGAAGAACTGGAGCAAGGAGActattttcaaaaggaaatagcTGCTAACAAGGACTATTTGAGTCTCTGGAAGAAGGCTCGGGAGGCTTTGCTAAAGAGCCCTGTAGGTCTCCTGAGGGAGATGCGTGAGAGCCATGCCATCGTCCTCATGGCTTACACCATGAACTCTTCCCTGCACTCGCAGCTGAACTGGGCTACATCTACAGCAGGAATCTCTCCAGAGCACTACAGACACAAGttccattttaaatattttcacttctaCCTAACAACTGCTATCCAGATAATGAAGGAATGGCAGAGCAGCATGGGGGAACATAAGTGCTACCAGGTGCACAGGGGTGTAAAAGACTTACATATCGAGGCCGAGGTGGGCAGCAGGGTGCGATTTGGCCGTTTCACTTCTACCTCCCTCCTCAGGAATGAAGCCCAGAAGTTTGGGAATGAAACTTTGTTCACAGTGACCACTTGCCTGGGATCAGCTATGCAAGGCTTTTCTTACCACACATCTGAGAAAGAAGTCCTCATTCCCCCTTATGAGATATTTCTTGTCAAAAGCTTCTTTCAGACCCAGCAGGGTAACCGGCTGCATCTGCATTCTGTGGGGAACTACAGCAAATACCAGTGCCAGCTGGTGGAAG CTTCAAGAAGCAAGAACAGTGGTTATACTGCACTCTCCTCTGCCATTCTTCCTAGTGTGCTTGGAGTTTCCCTGTGCTTGGCCAACAATCTCTGA